The Armatimonas rosea genome includes a window with the following:
- a CDS encoding cysteine peptidase family C39 domain-containing protein encodes MRRPLDVSGVGAERELALSSPRSGACGPRALQLAARALGKNGSLVQLSRAAHATAAGTSLAGLRTAAESLGLRARGVQLDREALAQLRTPAVAWWQGNHFVAVLTVQESAWDAAQTATIHDPNEKEARTVPLDTLLAQSGGILLVLMR; translated from the coding sequence GTGAGGCGACCTCTGGACGTTTCGGGGGTGGGAGCGGAGAGAGAACTCGCTCTGTCGTCGCCGCGCAGTGGTGCCTGTGGACCACGGGCGCTGCAGCTCGCGGCGCGTGCACTGGGCAAAAATGGCTCTCTTGTGCAGCTCAGCCGAGCGGCACATGCCACTGCCGCGGGAACAAGCCTTGCGGGGCTCCGTACCGCGGCGGAGAGCCTGGGGCTCCGTGCCCGCGGGGTACAGCTGGATCGCGAGGCGCTGGCGCAGCTCCGTACGCCTGCCGTGGCCTGGTGGCAGGGCAATCACTTTGTCGCGGTGCTCACGGTGCAGGAGAGTGCCTGGGACGCTGCCCAGACTGCGACCATCCACGATCCCAATGAGAAGGAGGCGCGCACCGTGCCTCTGGACACACTGCTCGCCCAGTCGGGCGGCATCCTGCTGGTGCTCATGCGGTAG
- a CDS encoding ABC transporter ATP-binding protein: protein MIRLERVTLRYGTTEVLSEVSLEVTKGEFVAIVGPSGAGKTTLLNLFSGAIEPSGGSIRRAGKTRMVYQADGLLPWLTVQKNIALGVRELPVEERGPRVTALLSLVGLTEFASHFPRQLSGGMRQRAELARALAGETDVLLLDEPFSALDYLTRLKLRAELARLLSERPCTTILVTHDIEEAAQLADRVLVLSERPATIQQELVLTTPRPREVTQPEVVEAIHTILAALGVE, encoded by the coding sequence ATGATCCGGCTAGAGCGTGTGACACTGCGGTATGGGACAACAGAGGTTCTCTCGGAGGTCTCGCTTGAGGTGACGAAGGGAGAGTTTGTTGCCATTGTCGGCCCTAGTGGGGCGGGAAAGACCACCCTGCTCAACCTGTTCTCGGGGGCGATTGAACCGAGTGGCGGCAGTATCCGTCGTGCGGGAAAGACGCGGATGGTCTACCAGGCCGACGGGCTCCTGCCTTGGTTGACCGTGCAGAAAAATATCGCCTTGGGAGTGCGGGAGCTGCCTGTGGAGGAGCGTGGGCCGCGTGTGACAGCACTTCTGAGCCTCGTAGGGCTGACCGAGTTTGCAAGCCACTTCCCGCGCCAGCTCTCCGGCGGGATGCGGCAGCGCGCGGAGCTGGCTCGTGCCTTGGCGGGAGAGACCGATGTGCTCTTGCTTGATGAGCCCTTCTCGGCACTGGACTACCTGACACGACTCAAGCTCCGTGCGGAGCTGGCCCGACTACTCTCGGAGAGGCCCTGCACCACGATCCTGGTCACGCACGATATCGAAGAGGCCGCCCAGCTTGCCGATCGTGTCTTAGTCCTCTCCGAGCGCCCGGCTACGATTCAGCAAGAGCTGGTGCTGACAACCCCGCGACCACGTGAGGTTACCCAGCCCGAGGTTGTGGAGGCGATTCACACGATCCTGGCAGCACTTGGGGTAGAATAG
- a CDS encoding M42 family metallopeptidase, with protein sequence MITEAALAFLERMITTASPSGFEEPNAKNFRDYVSTFADEVTTDPLGSVIAAVNPTGSPRIMLAGHIDEIGFLIHYINDEGFCYFRPIGGHDNVVIVGQRVVVQTRKGPVHGVIGKKPVHLLTAEERGKKFELEDLWIDLGVTNKQEALEAGVQIGDPAVYADGWQPLIGDRVAGRAMDNRVGAWVVAEALRRVKALHPKAAIFAVATVQEEIGLRGAHAATHGVKPDIGIAVDVTFATDFPSMDKRKVSPMKLGGGPGVLRGANANRKLADRIVEVAEQAKIPVQIQATPGGTGTDANAMQVSLAGVCTGLVEVPLRYMHTPCEVISLADADACAELLAQVCASITPDESWTP encoded by the coding sequence ATGATAACTGAAGCTGCGCTCGCGTTTTTAGAGCGAATGATTACCACCGCCTCGCCCTCAGGGTTTGAGGAACCCAATGCAAAGAACTTCCGCGACTATGTCTCCACGTTTGCGGATGAAGTGACAACCGATCCGCTAGGAAGTGTCATCGCAGCAGTCAATCCAACCGGTAGCCCGCGGATTATGCTGGCAGGGCATATCGATGAGATCGGGTTCCTGATCCACTACATCAACGATGAGGGGTTTTGCTACTTCCGACCGATCGGCGGACACGATAATGTCGTCATCGTGGGGCAGCGTGTTGTGGTGCAGACCCGAAAGGGGCCGGTGCACGGCGTGATCGGTAAGAAGCCGGTTCACTTGCTTACCGCGGAGGAGCGGGGCAAGAAGTTTGAGCTGGAAGATCTCTGGATCGATCTGGGCGTGACCAACAAGCAAGAGGCGCTGGAGGCGGGGGTGCAGATTGGGGATCCTGCTGTTTATGCCGATGGCTGGCAGCCCCTCATTGGAGATCGTGTGGCAGGCCGCGCGATGGACAACCGTGTCGGAGCGTGGGTCGTGGCCGAGGCGCTCCGGCGCGTGAAGGCGCTCCACCCCAAGGCTGCGATCTTTGCCGTCGCGACTGTGCAGGAAGAGATTGGCCTACGTGGGGCGCATGCCGCAACCCATGGAGTCAAGCCCGACATCGGGATCGCGGTCGATGTGACCTTTGCCACCGACTTTCCGTCGATGGACAAGCGCAAGGTGAGCCCGATGAAGCTCGGCGGTGGCCCCGGTGTCCTACGTGGTGCTAATGCGAACCGTAAGCTCGCAGACCGTATCGTCGAGGTTGCGGAGCAGGCTAAGATTCCCGTGCAGATCCAGGCTACACCGGGGGGGACAGGAACCGATGCCAATGCGATGCAGGTCTCTCTGGCGGGGGTCTGCACAGGGCTCGTGGAGGTGCCACTGCGCTACATGCACACTCCCTGTGAGGTGATCTCCCTCGCGGATGCCGATGCCTGTGCCGAGCTCCTGGCTCAGGTCTGCGCCTCGATCACCCCCGACGAGAGCTGGACACCCTAG
- a CDS encoding FG-GAP-like repeat-containing protein has translation MKRSFLSLLALPLLVLGSGCNNGQGGGSSSDPGAAISAFYIGTLALQTGEQNHPVPSLERALKLAPDEPAIAANLALAYTRKNDQVKANEFLALAKKGAPDDTGIVAIEALILKNQGKYAEAIAAYQRVIVKDPTNIKVLFRLAELGQQLSGPDGDAVRKKALEGILATRPDNLPTQLKLAQQLARARDTAGLASLLTAFEARKSRWNAAAQAKLAIAKTKVGMDQFIQLAQLEKILLPSLDYKAGLSELQTSEVLTGEPLQHLLKLPTPPATPAKPDTGLTYLAPTPATGTLALALSAESKPVVLPLPAGATAVAPFDFDDIKGAWESNAVGAKHPGKGKDRNFRLELAAAGPSGLKIYENGTPLATKLPPGPCTGVWAVDIEVDGDLDLIVSPAQGKPYVLQNNGDRTFTVTPPKFDAVAAPIRSLAWADFDGDGDNDLAFVDANGKLIRYTNERSGAFKLDTSTKAENLVAVAVAEVTGDTTLDLLGLEKGGQVVAFVNNQRLPLLSAKLTSPQQLLVADFDNNGATDLLIVGKNESELWLSDGPGKFVKEPIAIPFAVTSSADLNDDGLLDLVGTKDGKPVQSLAQGKEKYHYLTLTLMADSPDNVGDKINTFCLGGAFEARAGLLYQIVPVTGPQMHLGLGTYEKPDVVRMLWTNGRAQSEFGENIKPSKPIVADQALGGSCPFLFTWNGKEFVFVTDCIWRSPLGLKINAQDTAGATQTEDWVKVRGDQLAARNGTYELSITAELNETHYFDHLSLLTVDHPENTEIFIDERFNPTQPPLLKVIPTGPTQPFAQVLGFKGQDVSEVVAERDTHYLDDFGRGKYQGIAGDHWVELALPESAPKGKPLYLIAYGWLHPTNTSLNVAMSQDKSQGPPQGLSLWTPDSKGGWAKRRDALGFPAGKLKTVVLRLDDVFAPGSPRRLRLRTNLEVFWDQLQWAEARPDNLLKVQRLSASEVTLRYRGFSAVQAADASSPELPQSYRELAGLTPRWRDLTGYVTRFGDVKPLLTGVDDRYAILNAGDELFFRFPAKTVPPAGYKRDFVVISDGWEKDGNINTTHGKTVGPYPLHALKDYPKSYASLTDDPAYQKHPDDFATYHTRWVTPERFLNAYLPPSSGH, from the coding sequence GTGAAGCGATCATTTCTTAGTCTCCTTGCCCTCCCGCTCCTCGTGCTCGGCTCGGGCTGTAACAATGGCCAGGGAGGGGGCTCCTCCAGCGATCCTGGTGCCGCGATCTCTGCGTTCTATATCGGCACCCTGGCCCTTCAGACAGGTGAGCAGAACCACCCCGTTCCCAGCCTGGAGCGAGCGCTGAAGCTCGCCCCCGATGAGCCCGCCATTGCCGCCAATCTCGCACTCGCCTACACACGGAAAAATGATCAGGTCAAGGCAAACGAGTTCCTAGCACTCGCGAAGAAAGGTGCCCCGGATGACACCGGAATCGTCGCTATCGAGGCCCTGATTCTAAAGAACCAGGGAAAGTATGCCGAAGCTATCGCGGCCTACCAGCGGGTGATCGTGAAAGATCCCACCAATATCAAGGTGCTCTTTCGACTCGCGGAGCTCGGGCAACAGCTCAGCGGGCCCGATGGAGATGCTGTTCGGAAGAAAGCACTCGAGGGGATTCTTGCCACGCGACCCGACAACCTACCCACACAGCTCAAGCTTGCCCAGCAGCTAGCACGCGCCCGTGATACCGCAGGGCTTGCCTCGCTACTGACGGCATTTGAGGCACGCAAGAGCCGCTGGAATGCAGCCGCGCAGGCCAAGCTCGCCATCGCAAAGACCAAGGTGGGAATGGATCAGTTTATCCAGCTCGCGCAGCTAGAGAAGATCCTACTGCCTAGCCTAGACTATAAAGCGGGACTCTCTGAGCTACAGACCTCAGAGGTTCTTACCGGTGAGCCTCTCCAGCACTTGCTGAAGCTCCCCACACCACCTGCCACCCCCGCCAAACCAGACACAGGCCTGACCTACTTGGCCCCCACCCCCGCCACAGGGACCCTGGCACTGGCACTCAGCGCGGAGAGTAAGCCCGTTGTCCTCCCCCTGCCTGCCGGAGCCACCGCAGTCGCTCCCTTCGACTTCGACGATATCAAGGGTGCCTGGGAGAGCAATGCGGTGGGGGCAAAGCATCCTGGCAAGGGAAAAGACCGTAACTTTCGGCTGGAGCTCGCTGCGGCGGGTCCGAGTGGGCTAAAGATCTACGAAAATGGGACTCCTCTGGCAACCAAGCTCCCCCCCGGCCCGTGTACGGGAGTGTGGGCTGTGGATATTGAGGTGGATGGAGACCTCGACCTGATTGTCTCGCCCGCCCAAGGCAAGCCCTATGTCCTCCAGAACAACGGCGACCGGACGTTTACGGTCACGCCCCCCAAGTTCGATGCAGTAGCGGCCCCGATCCGCTCGCTCGCCTGGGCGGACTTCGACGGCGATGGCGATAACGACCTCGCGTTTGTGGACGCCAATGGCAAGCTGATCCGCTACACCAACGAGCGCTCGGGAGCCTTTAAGCTCGACACGAGCACCAAGGCAGAGAACCTGGTCGCAGTCGCGGTGGCCGAGGTGACGGGGGACACTACCCTCGACCTGCTCGGCCTAGAGAAAGGTGGCCAGGTAGTCGCTTTTGTCAATAACCAGCGCCTGCCACTCCTCAGCGCAAAGCTCACCAGCCCCCAGCAGCTCCTGGTCGCGGATTTTGACAACAACGGCGCGACCGATCTGCTGATCGTGGGCAAGAACGAGAGTGAGCTCTGGCTCAGTGACGGCCCAGGCAAGTTTGTCAAAGAGCCCATCGCCATCCCCTTTGCCGTGACGAGTAGCGCGGATCTCAACGACGATGGCCTGCTCGATCTGGTGGGCACCAAAGATGGCAAGCCGGTGCAGAGCCTGGCGCAGGGCAAGGAGAAGTACCACTACCTCACGCTCACTCTCATGGCAGACTCCCCTGACAATGTGGGAGATAAGATCAACACGTTCTGTCTGGGCGGCGCGTTTGAGGCACGGGCGGGCTTGCTCTACCAGATTGTCCCCGTGACCGGGCCGCAGATGCACCTCGGACTCGGCACCTACGAGAAGCCCGATGTCGTGCGGATGCTCTGGACCAACGGGCGCGCCCAGAGTGAGTTTGGGGAGAATATCAAGCCCAGCAAGCCGATTGTCGCGGATCAGGCGCTCGGGGGCTCGTGCCCGTTTCTCTTCACCTGGAACGGCAAGGAGTTTGTCTTTGTGACGGACTGTATCTGGCGCTCGCCGCTGGGGCTGAAGATCAATGCCCAAGACACCGCCGGCGCGACCCAGACCGAGGACTGGGTAAAGGTACGCGGCGACCAGCTCGCCGCCCGCAACGGGACCTACGAGCTCTCGATCACCGCCGAACTCAACGAGACCCACTACTTTGACCATCTCTCGCTCCTGACGGTCGATCACCCCGAAAACACGGAGATCTTTATCGACGAGCGCTTCAACCCGACCCAGCCGCCGCTCTTAAAAGTCATCCCCACCGGGCCGACTCAACCCTTCGCGCAGGTGCTGGGCTTCAAGGGTCAGGATGTCAGTGAGGTGGTCGCGGAGCGGGACACGCACTACCTCGATGACTTTGGGCGCGGCAAGTACCAGGGAATCGCGGGAGACCACTGGGTCGAGCTCGCCCTGCCCGAGAGCGCCCCTAAGGGCAAGCCGCTCTATCTGATCGCCTACGGCTGGCTCCACCCCACCAACACATCGCTCAATGTCGCCATGAGCCAGGACAAGAGCCAGGGGCCACCGCAGGGTCTCTCGCTCTGGACGCCCGATAGCAAGGGGGGCTGGGCCAAGCGCCGCGATGCCCTCGGCTTCCCCGCGGGCAAGCTCAAGACCGTGGTGCTGCGCCTCGACGATGTCTTTGCGCCGGGCTCGCCGCGCCGCCTGCGCCTTCGTACCAACCTTGAGGTCTTCTGGGACCAGCTCCAGTGGGCCGAGGCGCGCCCGGATAATCTCCTGAAGGTCCAGCGCCTGAGCGCCTCCGAGGTGACCCTGCGCTACCGCGGCTTCTCCGCCGTGCAGGCCGCCGATGCGTCGTCGCCCGAGCTCCCTCAATCCTACCGCGAGCTCGCCGGTCTCACGCCCCGCTGGCGCGACCTAACGGGCTATGTGACACGCTTTGGGGATGTCAAGCCGCTGCTCACGGGAGTCGATGACCGCTACGCCATCCTCAATGCGGGCGATGAGCTCTTCTTCCGCTTCCCCGCCAAGACCGTGCCACCCGCGGGCTACAAGCGCGACTTTGTGGTGATCAGCGATGGCTGGGAGAAAGATGGCAATATCAACACCACCCACGGCAAGACGGTCGGCCCCTACCCGCTCCACGCGCTCAAGGACTACCCCAAGAGCTACGCCAGCCTCACCGATGATCCCGCCTACCAGAAGCACCCGGACGACTTTGCGACCTACCACACCCGCTGGGTCACCCCGGAGCGCTTCCTAAACGCCTACCTGCCACCCTCCTCCGGGCATTGA
- a CDS encoding RHS repeat protein, which yields MSWFHQSALRRLALTTTLSTAWLTVGPSVGSAAALGRAQAGKKGHQRALTPLELQRIQGTQGPGLGPGAGVSQGAAVDRNVEGQTGTTFPWEGGMEGLNTVNGNKLTELYLTGWRVQGGMHVSLTLYHNSLGDLASPLGSHWGHSYLIAGTVHPLLGDFTVRWGDGLGYTFTRNIDGSFATPQGIDDTLAQEGTGYTLTTRDQVRYHFENGQAVWIKDRSDNQITIAHGADGQVSSVTDPSGRSLTFTYSGGKLMSVSDPAGRVFTFTQDANEDLVAIGFPLSSSMAYGYDSQHRIVSITDARGKVWTRGYTALGNALAWEKDPMNHQRIYSYGPDYTEVTDALGHVTRHNYNPSGQLISLVAPGNRTTTLAYTGYRLASVTSPSGATSSVTYDATGNVLSSTDPLGNTTSYAYDSRHDLISLVTPMGKLVTMSYDSRGRLIGGSDPLGHSSSYTLNSYGQPISFTNARGKTRTVTYDLYGNPTSTTDALGHTTSTTYNILGMPLTTTDPTGKAVSTSYDSLGRVVSVTAPGNRTTSFAYDGEGHLVSETNALGQVSNFSYNDSGALVQKVDSLGRAVTYSYNAIGQRTGVTDGREKLTTYSYNSEGELASIAFPDNTSLSATYNAEGRVATRTDGRGVVVSNSYDLAGKLTQVTYSDGTPSVSFSYNADSLRTSMGDGTGTTTYSYDGAGNLTNRTSPQGAVSYSYDATNEIIGKVGGGTTVFYNFDDAGRMSALVAGGTQTTSYSYDNANRLTGITRPDGSGETRSYDTTTGELKSIVSKKSALVIASSLYSYDALGRKLSEATPDYQVSYGYDSAGQLTSEVRVGTGAYSISYGYDGAGNRLTKTQAGVTESYLYDNANKLLSAGGKSYTYDATGNMTSVSWSGGSINLTWDGESRLKSSVLGNSIVNYTYNGLGQRVAKSGGTSASYLLSDDSIDSNVVSDGAASFVRGAAGLLSEKRSGVQKFYHTDALGSVRALTNSSGTVTDTRSTDAFGMTATSSGTTATPFGLAGNYNYHDDPETGLKRLGHRMYDASTGRFISRDPILAGDNWYTYAANDPINGVDPEGLDYLKVELGPIKPGTGGDGVGYREGRITWVREWDQYNWYDRSWPIRSGGYRDSDTLVPPGKTTSIPPGDYTVNHPWPGRSGGYRRGDIGFTFDVSDPPRRSDIRIHPDGGKPGTEGCIGIVCDGKDLRDFYDRVRDYIKDHGRINMKVTITPDMNLKKNNTIGDESDCSIK from the coding sequence ATGAGTTGGTTTCACCAGAGCGCACTGCGACGCCTTGCGCTCACGACGACGCTATCCACGGCGTGGCTGACGGTCGGCCCTAGTGTGGGGAGCGCCGCAGCACTCGGGCGTGCACAGGCAGGTAAGAAAGGGCACCAGCGGGCCTTGACACCACTGGAGCTTCAGCGCATTCAAGGCACCCAAGGCCCTGGTCTCGGACCCGGCGCGGGCGTCTCACAAGGCGCTGCCGTAGATCGGAATGTCGAAGGCCAGACTGGCACGACTTTCCCTTGGGAAGGGGGCATGGAGGGGCTCAACACAGTCAATGGCAACAAGCTCACCGAGCTCTATCTGACCGGCTGGCGGGTGCAAGGGGGGATGCATGTCTCCCTGACGCTCTACCACAACAGCCTGGGAGACCTTGCCAGCCCACTCGGTTCGCACTGGGGACATAGCTACCTGATCGCAGGCACCGTCCACCCGCTCCTCGGCGACTTCACTGTCCGCTGGGGCGATGGGCTGGGCTACACGTTTACCCGCAACATCGACGGAAGCTTTGCCACGCCTCAGGGAATCGACGATACCTTGGCTCAGGAGGGGACGGGCTACACCCTCACCACCCGCGACCAGGTGCGCTACCACTTTGAGAACGGACAGGCTGTCTGGATCAAGGACCGCAGCGATAACCAGATTACGATTGCCCATGGAGCAGATGGCCAGGTAAGTAGTGTCACCGACCCAAGTGGCCGCTCCCTGACATTTACCTACAGTGGAGGAAAGCTCATGAGCGTGAGTGATCCTGCCGGACGGGTCTTTACCTTCACTCAAGATGCCAACGAGGACCTTGTTGCTATCGGCTTTCCCCTGAGTAGCAGTATGGCCTACGGCTACGATAGCCAGCACCGGATCGTCAGTATCACCGATGCCCGTGGCAAGGTCTGGACCCGTGGCTACACCGCGCTTGGCAATGCACTGGCCTGGGAGAAAGACCCCATGAACCACCAGCGCATCTACAGCTACGGCCCCGACTACACCGAGGTCACGGATGCTCTAGGCCATGTCACACGCCACAACTACAATCCCAGCGGGCAGCTTATCTCGCTGGTCGCTCCGGGCAACCGCACGACTACCCTGGCCTACACGGGCTATCGCCTGGCCAGTGTCACCTCGCCCTCCGGCGCGACATCGTCGGTGACCTACGATGCGACAGGCAATGTCCTCTCCAGCACCGACCCCCTTGGGAATACCACGAGCTATGCCTACGATAGCCGTCATGATCTGATCAGCTTGGTCACGCCCATGGGCAAGCTCGTGACCATGAGCTACGATAGCAGGGGGCGACTGATTGGCGGGAGCGATCCCTTGGGGCACTCGAGTAGCTACACGCTGAATAGCTACGGTCAACCGATCAGCTTCACCAATGCTCGGGGCAAGACGCGGACGGTAACCTACGACCTCTACGGCAATCCCACGAGCACCACCGATGCCCTCGGTCACACGACCAGCACGACCTACAATATCCTGGGCATGCCCCTGACCACCACCGACCCGACCGGTAAGGCAGTGAGCACGAGCTACGATAGCCTGGGGCGTGTGGTAAGCGTGACAGCCCCCGGGAACCGAACCACCAGCTTTGCTTACGACGGCGAGGGGCACTTGGTCTCTGAGACCAATGCACTGGGCCAGGTAAGCAACTTTAGCTACAACGACTCCGGGGCGCTCGTTCAGAAAGTGGACTCGCTCGGACGAGCTGTCACCTACAGCTACAATGCAATCGGTCAGAGAACTGGTGTGACAGATGGACGAGAGAAACTCACGACCTACAGCTACAACAGTGAGGGAGAGCTGGCCAGTATCGCCTTCCCCGACAACACCAGCCTGAGCGCGACCTACAACGCCGAGGGGCGGGTCGCAACCCGCACGGATGGCCGGGGAGTTGTGGTGAGCAATAGCTACGATTTGGCGGGGAAACTCACCCAGGTTACCTACAGCGATGGCACCCCCAGTGTGAGCTTCAGCTACAACGCCGATAGTCTGCGCACGAGCATGGGCGATGGCACAGGCACCACCACCTATAGCTACGATGGCGCGGGGAACCTCACAAACCGCACCAGCCCTCAAGGAGCCGTGAGCTACAGCTACGATGCCACCAACGAGATTATTGGCAAGGTGGGAGGGGGGACAACGGTCTTCTACAACTTCGACGATGCCGGGCGCATGAGCGCCTTAGTCGCGGGGGGAACCCAGACCACCAGCTATAGCTACGATAACGCCAACCGCCTGACAGGCATCACACGCCCCGATGGCAGTGGTGAGACCCGAAGCTACGACACGACAACGGGCGAGCTGAAAAGCATTGTCTCAAAGAAATCGGCTCTGGTGATCGCCAGTAGCCTCTATTCCTATGATGCCCTAGGACGAAAGCTCAGTGAGGCTACTCCTGACTATCAAGTTTCCTATGGCTACGATAGTGCAGGACAGCTGACAAGCGAAGTGCGAGTGGGGACAGGTGCCTACAGCATCAGCTATGGCTATGACGGTGCTGGAAACCGGCTGACAAAGACACAAGCGGGAGTAACAGAGAGCTACCTCTACGACAATGCCAATAAGCTCTTGTCTGCAGGTGGGAAATCCTATACCTACGACGCCACAGGGAATATGACGAGTGTTTCTTGGAGTGGTGGGAGCATAAACCTGACTTGGGACGGAGAATCACGGCTAAAGTCTTCCGTTTTGGGAAACTCTATTGTAAACTATACCTACAATGGTCTTGGGCAGAGAGTGGCTAAGTCTGGAGGCACCAGTGCGAGCTACCTTCTCTCCGATGATTCTATTGACAGTAATGTGGTCAGCGACGGAGCCGCAAGCTTTGTGCGTGGAGCCGCAGGGTTACTCTCGGAGAAGCGAAGCGGCGTGCAGAAGTTCTATCATACCGATGCTCTAGGTAGTGTCCGTGCCCTTACCAACAGTAGTGGCACTGTCACCGATACCCGTAGCACCGATGCCTTTGGCATGACAGCCACGAGCTCCGGCACAACCGCTACACCCTTTGGTCTGGCAGGAAACTACAACTACCACGACGATCCTGAGACCGGCCTAAAGCGCCTCGGCCACCGCATGTACGATGCGAGCACAGGCCGCTTTATCAGCCGCGATCCCATTCTCGCTGGCGATAACTGGTACACCTACGCCGCCAACGACCCCATCAACGGTGTCGATCCCGAGGGGCTAGATTACCTTAAGGTGGAGCTTGGCCCGATAAAACCAGGAACGGGTGGTGATGGAGTTGGCTACCGCGAAGGTCGAATCACCTGGGTTCGTGAGTGGGATCAGTACAATTGGTACGATAGATCGTGGCCCATTCGCTCTGGCGGTTATAGAGATAGTGATACTTTAGTTCCTCCGGGTAAAACAACAAGTATTCCGCCAGGCGATTATACGGTAAATCATCCTTGGCCTGGAAGAAGCGGAGGGTATAGACGTGGAGATATTGGCTTTACATTTGATGTTTCCGATCCACCGAGAAGATCTGATATACGAATCCATCCTGATGGAGGAAAACCTGGGACTGAAGGTTGTATAGGTATCGTTTGTGATGGGAAAGATCTCCGTGACTTCTATGATAGGGTTAGGGATTATATTAAAGATCATGGACGTATAAACATGAAGGTTACTATTACGCCAGATATGAATCTGAAGAAAAATAATACGATTGGAGATGAATCAGATTGTAGTATTAAATAA
- a CDS encoding ABC transporter permease gives MQNSSWITRLRAVVLPVVTAGVLYAILATITRRLPGGATFPTPLEVGQAFVKSVQQGELLKETWTSLWRVVIAYGLAALLGMPLGVALGRVTPLREALLPVVNFLRAVSPLSWIPFAILWFGLGDPPVIFLVFGATFPPLVLGTMAATLAVPQIYFRVGRDYGLSTFAITLPAILPQVFTTLRVTAGLAWVVIVAAEMVSREGGLGFLIHDARNGQMLDLAIVGIIAIGALGILTDRLLGLLGRLPVVRWGYER, from the coding sequence ATGCAAAACTCGTCTTGGATCACACGGCTACGGGCAGTGGTGTTACCCGTCGTGACTGCAGGAGTGCTCTATGCGATCTTGGCAACCATCACGCGGCGGCTCCCCGGGGGGGCGACTTTCCCGACCCCTCTGGAGGTTGGGCAAGCATTTGTGAAGAGTGTTCAGCAGGGGGAGCTTCTCAAAGAAACATGGACATCGCTCTGGCGGGTGGTGATTGCCTATGGGCTGGCTGCTCTGCTGGGGATGCCGCTGGGGGTGGCGCTGGGGCGGGTGACACCGCTACGCGAGGCGCTCTTGCCCGTGGTGAACTTCCTGCGAGCGGTCTCTCCGCTGAGCTGGATTCCCTTTGCCATTCTGTGGTTTGGTCTGGGGGATCCTCCGGTGATCTTCTTGGTCTTTGGGGCGACCTTTCCGCCGTTGGTACTAGGGACGATGGCAGCGACGCTTGCCGTACCGCAGATCTACTTTCGCGTGGGGCGAGACTATGGGCTCAGTACCTTCGCTATCACGCTTCCTGCTATCCTGCCCCAGGTTTTTACAACCCTGCGCGTGACCGCGGGGCTAGCGTGGGTCGTGATCGTCGCGGCGGAGATGGTCTCGCGTGAGGGAGGGCTGGGATTCTTGATCCACGATGCCCGCAATGGCCAGATGCTCGACCTGGCGATCGTGGGGATTATCGCCATTGGAGCACTGGGGATCTTGACGGATCGACTCCTGGGGCTCTTGGGGCGCCTCCCTGTGGTGCGCTGGGGGTACGAGCGATGA